DNA from Gramella sp. MAR_2010_147:
GAAGTGAGATCTCTGGTGATTTTACGATCACCGAAGGTCAGGATTTAGCAAACGTATTACGTGCGGGTAAACTTCCTGCATCGGCAGATATCATCCAAAGTGAGGTGGTTGGACCATCATTAGGTCAGGAAGCTATAGACAGCGGTATCATGTCATTTGTGATTGCTTTAATCCTTGTTTTGATCTGGATGATCCTTTATTACGGAAAAGCAGGAATTTTTGCAGATATCGCCCTTGTGGTGAATATTCTTTTCATATTTGGTATTCTGGCAGGTCTTGGTGCCGTTCTTACATTACCTGGTATTGCCGGTATTGTGTTAACTATTGGTATGTCTGTAGATGCTAACGTACTTATTTTTGAAAGGATTAAAGAAGAACTGGCTAAAGGTAAAATGCAAAGAGATGCTATTAAAGATGGTTTCAACAATGCATTATCTTCAATTCTTGATGCGAACATCACTACAGGTCTTACAGGTCTAATTTTATTCCTTCTTGGAACAGGACCTATCAAAGGTTTTGCAACTACTTTATTAATTGGTATCGCTACCTCTTTGTTTACGGCGATCTTTATTACAAGATTGTTTATTGACGGATATGGTATTAAAGGCAAATCATTAGAATTTGCGACCTCTCTTACCAAGAACCTGTTTACCAATATGAATATCGACTTCCTTAAGAAAAGGAAAATTGCTTATGTAGTTTCAGGATTATTCATTTTGATTAGTGTTGGTTCACTTTTCGTACAGGGACTTAACCAGGGTGTTGATTTTGTTGGAGGTAGAACTTATACGGTAAGATTTGCTGAAGATGTGAATCCTACGGAAGTTCAAAGCGATCTTGTTGCTACCTTTGGAAGTGCCGAAGCAAAAACCTTTGGCCCGAACAATCAATTAAAAATTACCACTAAATATAAAGTTGATCAGGAAGGTGCTGAAGTCGATGAGGAAATTCAAAGATCACTTTATGAATCCCTTGGCTCTTATCTGCCTGCAGATATTACTTATGAGGAATTTACAGATGGAGCAGATGACAAACAGGTGGGAGTAATGAAATCTATGAAGGTTGGCGCAACCATTGCAGATGATATTAAAAATGCTTCTTTCTGGGCAGTATTAGGTTCGTTGATCGTAGTGTTCCTTTATATCTTATTGCGTTTTAGAAAATGGCAATTTAGTTTAGGTGCTGTAGCTGCAGTATTTCATGATGTACTTGTAGTATTAGGTATCTTCTCTTTACTTTATAAAGTGATGCCGTTTAACATGGAAATAGATCAGGCGTTTATTGCTGCGATCCTTACTGTAATTGGTTACTCACTTAATGATACCGTGGTGGTATTTGACCGTATCAGGGAATTTGTGAACGAGCATACTACCTGGCCGCTTAAAAAGACAGTAAATGCAGCGCTGAACAGTACGTTGAGCAGAACATTAAATACCTCGCTTACTACCTTGGTGGTTCTTCTAGCGATCTTCATCTTTGGAGGAGAAAGTATTAGAGGATTCATGTTCGCACTTATAGTTGGTGTTATTGTGGGTACCTATTCTTCGTTATTCATTGCAACTCCTGTAATGGTTGATAGCGTTAAGAAAAAGTCTTCCATTCAGAAGAAAGAAAAGCCGAAGACCGAAGAGACTGCTACTGCATAAGTTTAGTAGATATAATTTTATAAAAAGGCTTTCCATTTTTGGGAAGCCTTTTTTAATGATCTTTCTATAGATATTTGGAGTTACATAATGAAAACTGAATTTAGAACTATTGAAATTGGAAAATTTATAGCATCTATTTTTGTGATGTTTTTTATGTGTTTGTTACTACAGAGAACCATAGGATTCGATGCAGATGCTATTTATTATACGCTGCCATTTATCGCGTTACTTTACCTTATTTTTAGAGGAAAAATATGCTTCGCAATGCATGATAGCGAATTGTCTATTTGTTGGGTGAGGCGTCCATTTCTCTGTTCTTTTGGGAATAAGATAATTGAATATTCCAGTATTATTTATTGGAAGTACTAAACAAGTAGCCGTGGGCCAGATGCCATCATTATTATTTTAAAACCTGGTGAGGTAGTCAATTTAAAATCTTCGATATTCAATACCAGGGACTTTGGAACGTGAAATCTTTAAAAATCTTAGTTTAAAAGTTTCAGAATACCATTCCAATACTTCTTCTGAAGTATTAAAAGACAAAATTTTAAAATCTGTTTATTTTAAGAAGATAGAAACGCGGATTGTTTCGAATAAAAAATTACTATGGGTCATTGGGTGTATTGAAATTGCAATCCTTGTGTTATCGGTCTTAAGTAAAAAGTTCAGGGAAGTGAACCAGGTTTGGATTATATTCTCTGTTCTTCTTTTTGTATTTGTAGTGGCAAGTCTAAGAACTCATTACCTGAAGAATGAAAAGCAGGATCTTTTAAATTGGGATTAAATGCTATTCAATTCTTTCAAAACTAAACGTATCATTTTTCTCAAGTCCCCATTGATCTGATAATCCACCGTTAATCTCCAGGATATATTGCGCAGGGCCTTCAGATGGCAAGGAGGTTTCATCTCTTGGAGTCGCATTTTTCTGAATACTAACAAGGCTACTATCGGCATCATAATAAATAATATCCAATGGGATATAGGTGTTTTTCATATAAAAGCTGCGCACCCTTTCAGAAGTATATAGAAAAAGCATTCCCTGGTCTTCTTTCATACTTTCACGGTACATTAGACCGGTTTGGTGTTCATAATCGCTTTCAGCAAGTTCAATATCGAGTTTTTGTATGGTATCTCCAGATGCCTTAATTAAATAGAGCAC
Protein-coding regions in this window:
- the secDF gene encoding protein translocase subunit SecDF, which encodes MQNKGLIKVFAILFGLVCLYQLSFTFITNNVETDAEEFAVQEIDESVENYSELRDQAEARYLDSIGNNDVIAGITYNDAKDKELNKGLDLKGGINVILQISVRDILSGLANDTRDPAFRKAIAQADEAQTDSQENYVDLFFEAFNDIPNAKLASPDVFANKTLSDEVNFNMTNEEVEPIIRKKIDESITSAFEVLRKRIDKFGVTQPNIQRLGNSGRILVELPGAKDISRVKNLLQSTAQLEFWHVYKNNEIGNFLVQANNRIAEMKRSEEVTSEEETDSTATSGDSEIDELLADAEDSTEVETGNNPLFDLIVSPGYQGGPVLATFKVQDTAKVMDYIQNPQIRSLLPSEMRYAKFVWGVADEDTQTTGLYALKGNRNMEPPLSGSVITDAQQTYDQLGRIAVSMQMDGTGAKIWEDMTGKASNEQSQIAIVLDNIVYSAPGVSTGAISGGRSEISGDFTITEGQDLANVLRAGKLPASADIIQSEVVGPSLGQEAIDSGIMSFVIALILVLIWMILYYGKAGIFADIALVVNILFIFGILAGLGAVLTLPGIAGIVLTIGMSVDANVLIFERIKEELAKGKMQRDAIKDGFNNALSSILDANITTGLTGLILFLLGTGPIKGFATTLLIGIATSLFTAIFITRLFIDGYGIKGKSLEFATSLTKNLFTNMNIDFLKKRKIAYVVSGLFILISVGSLFVQGLNQGVDFVGGRTYTVRFAEDVNPTEVQSDLVATFGSAEAKTFGPNNQLKITTKYKVDQEGAEVDEEIQRSLYESLGSYLPADITYEEFTDGADDKQVGVMKSMKVGATIADDIKNASFWAVLGSLIVVFLYILLRFRKWQFSLGAVAAVFHDVLVVLGIFSLLYKVMPFNMEIDQAFIAAILTVIGYSLNDTVVVFDRIREFVNEHTTWPLKKTVNAALNSTLSRTLNTSLTTLVVLLAIFIFGGESIRGFMFALIVGVIVGTYSSLFIATPVMVDSVKKKSSIQKKEKPKTEETATA
- a CDS encoding DUF192 domain-containing protein translates to MSKRILSLAVFTLLIGLSFSGCGDNDKKVETIETEPITFTKEGVLYLIKASGDTIQKLDIELAESDYEHQTGLMYRESMKEDQGMLFLYTSERVRSFYMKNTYIPLDIIYYDADSSLVSIQKNATPRDETSLPSEGPAQYILEINGGLSDQWGLEKNDTFSFERIE